The following are from one region of the Leptolyngbya iicbica LK genome:
- the thrC gene encoding threonine synthase yields the protein MTHPNKLPTMLSSAVEPKQAIDNQTVYFRCIAGCSAKHSLFDVIYTCPSCGSLLEVHHEREPLKERSADQWKQLFDSRISTTRWPYGSGVWGLREWVIPALADENVVSMFEGNTNLFWADRLGKQLGVPDLWIKLCGNSHTGSFKDLGMTVLVSVVKQMIAQGKPIKAVACASTGDTSAALAAYAAYAGIPSVIFLPAGKVSTAQLIQPVANGAQVLALDTDFDGCMKIVKEVTQDNSIYLANSMNSLRIEGQKTVGIEIVRQFDWDVPDWIIIPVGNLGNISALYKGFKLMMDLGLINRMPRLVAAQAAQANPFYEAFKQGFKAKVSKTAGDTLASAIRIGDPVSYDKATKAILETDGIVEQATENELAAAAAEADLTGMFTCPHTGVALAVLKKLIQQGLIKSSDRTVVISTAHGLKFTDFKVKYHESRLADVTSQYANPAVHLPADADVVQAEIQKRLRH from the coding sequence ATGACCCATCCGAATAAATTACCCACCATGCTGTCGTCAGCTGTCGAGCCCAAACAAGCGATCGATAATCAAACCGTCTATTTCCGCTGCATTGCCGGTTGTTCTGCCAAGCATTCGCTCTTTGATGTGATTTACACCTGCCCTTCCTGCGGCAGCTTGCTAGAGGTGCACCACGAGCGTGAGCCGTTGAAAGAACGCAGTGCCGACCAGTGGAAGCAGCTGTTTGATTCTCGCATCAGCACGACCCGGTGGCCCTACGGCAGTGGCGTATGGGGCTTACGAGAGTGGGTCATTCCCGCCCTCGCTGACGAAAATGTGGTCAGCATGTTTGAGGGCAACACCAACTTGTTTTGGGCCGATCGCTTAGGCAAGCAACTGGGCGTGCCCGACCTCTGGATCAAACTCTGCGGCAACAGCCATACCGGCAGCTTTAAAGATTTGGGGATGACGGTGCTCGTCAGTGTGGTCAAACAAATGATTGCCCAAGGCAAGCCCATCAAAGCCGTTGCCTGCGCCAGTACCGGCGATACCAGTGCCGCGTTAGCAGCCTATGCCGCCTATGCCGGTATTCCTTCGGTCATCTTTTTGCCTGCGGGTAAAGTCAGCACCGCACAACTCATTCAACCGGTCGCGAACGGCGCCCAAGTGCTGGCTCTCGACACTGACTTTGACGGCTGCATGAAAATTGTCAAAGAAGTCACCCAAGACAACTCAATTTATCTTGCCAACTCGATGAATAGCCTGCGGATCGAAGGGCAAAAGACAGTAGGCATCGAGATTGTGCGCCAATTTGACTGGGACGTTCCCGATTGGATCATCATTCCTGTTGGCAACCTGGGCAACATCAGCGCCCTCTACAAAGGCTTCAAACTGATGATGGATTTGGGGCTCATTAACCGGATGCCGCGACTCGTCGCGGCCCAAGCGGCTCAGGCCAACCCCTTCTACGAAGCCTTTAAGCAAGGCTTTAAGGCGAAAGTCAGTAAAACTGCAGGCGATACCCTCGCCAGCGCCATCCGGATTGGTGACCCGGTCAGCTATGACAAAGCCACCAAAGCGATTTTAGAAACCGATGGAATTGTGGAACAGGCAACGGAAAACGAACTCGCGGCAGCGGCGGCGGAAGCTGATTTGACTGGTATGTTCACCTGTCCGCACACGGGCGTCGCATTGGCCGTGTTGAAAAAGCTCATCCAACAAGGGTTGATCAAATCGAGCGATCGCACCGTCGTCATTAGTACCGCCCACGGCCTCAAATTCACCGACTTCAAAGTCAAATACCACGAGTCACGCCTAGCAGACGTCACCAGCCAGTACGCAAATCCGGCAGTCCACTTACCTGCCGATGCTGATGTGGTGCAAGCCGAAATCCAAAAACGGTTGAGGCATTAA
- a CDS encoding cyanophycinase — translation MTTPTRYPIMAIGGAEDKVGKLTILTAFFESAGGQQATIGIVPCASQEPSVVGARYYKIFTELGAQNVQVLDIRSPRECDENRWLELLDGCTGVFLSGGDQVRLFDFINNSTFMAAIMRRLHLGTLVVAGTSAGAAVMGEKMISGGSSGESPNRSLVDLMDGLGIIPELLVDQHFHNRNRMARLLSAIAAYPDKLGIGIDEDTCAAFRGDGTFEVIGKGAVTIIDPGGLTHTNHRLSDVTSPLSLHDLQVHVLSAGDRYNYKSRSICASVIEMTPSL, via the coding sequence ATGACGACTCCGACCCGATACCCCATCATGGCGATTGGCGGGGCAGAAGATAAGGTCGGTAAGCTTACCATCTTGACGGCTTTTTTTGAGAGCGCGGGCGGTCAGCAAGCCACGATTGGCATCGTTCCCTGTGCTTCTCAAGAGCCCAGTGTTGTTGGTGCTCGTTACTACAAAATCTTCACCGAACTTGGTGCCCAAAACGTTCAAGTGTTAGACATTCGCAGTCCCCGAGAGTGCGATGAAAATCGTTGGTTAGAACTGTTGGATGGCTGCACAGGGGTATTTCTTTCCGGCGGGGATCAAGTGCGATTGTTTGACTTCATCAACAACAGCACGTTTATGGCGGCCATTATGCGGCGTCTGCACTTGGGGACACTAGTGGTTGCAGGTACCAGTGCGGGCGCTGCAGTGATGGGCGAAAAAATGATTTCCGGTGGTAGTAGCGGTGAATCGCCCAACCGTTCTTTAGTTGACCTGATGGATGGCCTGGGTATCATTCCTGAGCTACTGGTTGACCAGCATTTTCATAACCGCAATCGTATGGCGCGACTGTTGAGCGCGATCGCAGCTTATCCCGATAAGTTGGGCATCGGTATTGACGAAGACACCTGTGCAGCGTTTCGTGGCGACGGCACGTTCGAGGTGATCGGCAAAGGCGCGGTCACGATTATTGATCCCGGTGGTCTGACCCATACGAATCATCGTTTGTCTGATGTTACCTCTCCCCTGAGCCTGCATGACCTGCAAGTACACGTGCTAAGCGCGGGCGATCGCTACAACTACAAAAGTCGCTCAATTTGTGCCTCAGTGATTGAAATGACCCCATCTCTCTAA
- a CDS encoding STAS domain-containing protein, translating into MQSIQSALTIVQLSGALNAANARTLQAQLVEHITADHSAGLMVDMSGVESLDSAGLVALISALRMARSLSKRFCLCSVPPSIQIVFELTQLDQVFEFAGDFAVKAA; encoded by the coding sequence ATGCAAAGTATTCAATCCGCTTTAACGATCGTTCAACTGAGTGGTGCGCTTAATGCGGCTAACGCGCGTACCCTGCAGGCCCAACTCGTTGAACACATTACTGCCGATCACTCAGCGGGTCTGATGGTCGATATGAGCGGTGTTGAGTCCCTCGATAGTGCTGGCTTAGTTGCGTTGATTTCGGCTCTGCGGATGGCGCGTAGTTTGAGTAAGCGCTTTTGTCTTTGCTCGGTGCCTCCTTCGATTCAAATTGTGTTTGAGTTGACGCAGTTAGATCAGGTCTTTGAATTCGCTGGTGATTTTGCTGTCAAGGCTGCTTAA
- a CDS encoding DUF2256 domain-containing protein produces the protein MRIEACKAVMGRQRSKSDLPTKMCPVCQRPFTWRKKWADCWDDVKYCSERCRRRRSQASS, from the coding sequence ATGAGAATTGAAGCATGTAAGGCAGTGATGGGACGGCAGCGATCGAAATCTGATTTACCCACCAAGATGTGTCCAGTGTGTCAGCGCCCATTTACCTGGCGTAAAAAATGGGCCGACTGCTGGGACGACGTGAAATATTGCTCCGAACGGTGTCGGCGACGGCGATCGCAAGCCTCCAGTTAG
- a CDS encoding cupin domain-containing protein, whose product MKTWAIALSALLITACSAPPVASPEPTQPEVCEPGASDPPDTAAATEAPPAFYPPPGSNEMLRQALSGAEGLEVIISDVVIPPNAEVPPHYHPGEEFVYIIEGSAIHVEEGQPERMVQAGDALVIAPEAEHAPRGGPEGARAIVFRVHVEGEPERIVVE is encoded by the coding sequence ATGAAAACCTGGGCGATCGCGCTTTCTGCTTTACTCATCACCGCTTGCTCGGCTCCTCCAGTCGCCAGCCCCGAACCTACCCAACCAGAGGTCTGTGAGCCGGGCGCGTCCGACCCGCCCGACACCGCAGCAGCCACGGAGGCTCCCCCGGCGTTTTATCCGCCCCCCGGCTCTAACGAGATGCTGCGGCAGGCGTTGTCCGGGGCGGAGGGGCTGGAGGTGATTATCTCCGACGTGGTGATTCCCCCCAACGCCGAAGTGCCGCCCCACTATCATCCTGGCGAAGAATTTGTGTACATCATCGAAGGTTCCGCCATACACGTGGAAGAAGGCCAACCGGAACGCATGGTGCAGGCGGGCGATGCCCTCGTCATTGCTCCTGAAGCTGAACATGCCCCGCGCGGTGGCCCCGAGGGGGCGCGGGCGATCGTCTTTCGCGTCCATGTGGAGGGAGAACCCGAGCGCATTGTGGTCGAGTAA
- the cphA gene encoding cyanophycin synthetase has product MKILQTRTLRGPNYWSIRRPKLIVARLDLEDLADRPSDTLPGFYEGLVAVLPSLEEHYCSPGCRGGFLSRVREGTMMGHIVEHVALELQVLADMEVGFGRTRETGTPGVYQVVVEYKNEAAGRYATRAAVRLCQSIVETGSYPERELRTDLADLQELRAEVSLGATTEALVAEAEARGIPWMELEECDLFQLGYGKYQKRVQAALTSSSNVLGVELACDKERTKAVLEEMGAPVPAGRVIFAFDELETTIERLGGYPIVIKPLDGNHGRGITTDIRSWRDAEAAYDRAKEISKGVIVEHFYTGRDHRILVVNHQVVAVAERIPARVIGDGQQTIAALVETENRNPRRGDGHDNVLTQIKLDDSTDEMLSRQGFDLDTVLAAGQVAYLRATANLSTGGTAIDRTDDIHPETVWLAERVSRIIDLDIAGIDVITTDITKPLREADGVIVEVNAAPGLRMHLAPCEGIARNVAAPILQMLFPPGTPNRIPVVSITGTNGKTTTTRLIAHIARQVYSAVGFTTTDGIYIGDHLIEKGDTTGPQSAQVILRDPTVDMAVLETARGGILRSGLAFNHCDVGVVLNVAADHLGLGDIDTIDQMARVKSVIAEAVHPDGYAILNADDERVAAMADRVAGKVAYFSMNAHNPIVQQHVKEGGIAAVYSDGQLVILQQEWVLRIEDAKQVPVTLGGRADFMIANALAASLAAYVQGIQIDQIRAALRSFEASAKQTPGRMNLFNLGDYHVLVDYAHNTAGYEAVGSFVKNWAGPTVGVIGGPGDRRDEDLIGLGQLSASFFDQIIVKEDDDGRGRPAGEAADFIVQGITATAPSSLPYTVELDEVTAIESALDNAPKDALVVIFPEQVSRAIELIMARNPVTEPAQDTSTDLSFDASPLEPMSVGGQ; this is encoded by the coding sequence ATGAAAATTCTGCAAACTCGTACCCTGCGTGGCCCTAACTACTGGAGCATTCGTCGCCCCAAGCTGATTGTGGCTCGCCTGGATTTAGAAGATTTGGCCGATCGCCCCTCTGACACTTTGCCTGGTTTCTACGAAGGGTTAGTGGCAGTGTTGCCCAGCCTCGAAGAACATTATTGTTCGCCGGGTTGTCGCGGCGGTTTCTTGAGCCGAGTGCGTGAAGGCACGATGATGGGTCACATCGTCGAGCATGTTGCTCTAGAGCTGCAAGTGCTGGCAGATATGGAAGTTGGGTTTGGGCGCACCCGTGAAACAGGTACCCCCGGCGTTTATCAGGTCGTCGTGGAGTATAAAAATGAGGCCGCTGGGCGTTATGCGACTCGGGCGGCGGTGCGACTTTGCCAAAGCATTGTGGAAACTGGCAGCTATCCAGAGCGCGAATTGAGAACTGATTTAGCTGATTTGCAGGAACTCCGCGCTGAGGTATCTCTGGGGGCAACGACAGAAGCGCTAGTCGCGGAAGCCGAAGCGCGCGGCATTCCCTGGATGGAACTCGAAGAATGTGATTTGTTCCAACTAGGGTACGGCAAGTATCAAAAACGAGTACAAGCTGCTTTGACTTCCTCTAGTAACGTGCTTGGGGTAGAACTGGCTTGTGACAAAGAGCGGACCAAGGCGGTCTTAGAAGAAATGGGGGCACCGGTTCCAGCGGGCCGAGTTATTTTTGCTTTTGATGAGTTGGAAACCACCATTGAGCGTCTGGGCGGCTATCCCATCGTCATCAAGCCCTTGGACGGTAATCATGGCCGGGGCATTACCACCGATATCCGTTCCTGGCGGGATGCTGAAGCGGCCTACGATCGCGCCAAAGAAATTTCCAAAGGCGTTATTGTTGAGCACTTTTATACCGGGCGTGATCACCGCATTCTAGTGGTGAATCACCAAGTTGTGGCGGTGGCTGAGCGGATCCCGGCTCGCGTCATCGGCGACGGTCAGCAAACCATCGCGGCGTTAGTCGAGACCGAAAATCGCAATCCCCGCCGGGGCGATGGTCACGATAACGTGCTGACCCAAATTAAGCTCGATGACTCTACTGATGAAATGTTGAGTCGTCAGGGCTTTGACTTGGATACCGTGCTAGCAGCCGGGCAGGTCGCCTATCTGCGAGCTACAGCCAACCTGAGTACCGGTGGTACCGCGATTGATCGCACTGACGATATCCATCCTGAAACTGTTTGGTTGGCTGAGCGAGTGTCCCGCATCATCGACTTGGATATTGCGGGCATTGACGTGATTACCACCGATATCACTAAGCCGTTACGCGAGGCCGATGGCGTCATTGTCGAAGTTAATGCTGCTCCCGGATTGCGGATGCATCTGGCTCCTTGTGAAGGGATTGCCCGCAATGTGGCAGCACCGATTTTGCAAATGCTCTTCCCTCCGGGGACGCCTAACCGGATTCCTGTCGTTTCGATTACGGGTACCAACGGTAAAACTACCACCACGCGTTTAATCGCTCACATTGCCCGTCAGGTCTATAGTGCGGTCGGTTTTACCACGACAGATGGCATTTATATTGGCGATCATTTGATTGAGAAAGGTGACACCACTGGGCCGCAGAGTGCGCAAGTCATTTTGCGTGACCCGACGGTCGATATGGCGGTGCTGGAAACGGCTCGAGGCGGCATTTTGCGATCGGGCCTCGCTTTTAATCACTGCGATGTGGGCGTGGTATTGAACGTGGCGGCCGACCACCTCGGATTAGGTGACATTGACACCATTGACCAAATGGCTCGGGTTAAATCTGTGATTGCTGAAGCAGTTCATCCTGACGGTTATGCCATTCTCAATGCAGATGATGAGCGCGTCGCTGCCATGGCCGATCGCGTGGCGGGCAAAGTTGCCTATTTCTCAATGAATGCTCACAATCCCATCGTGCAGCAGCATGTCAAGGAAGGGGGCATTGCTGCGGTTTACAGTGACGGTCAGCTGGTCATTTTGCAGCAAGAGTGGGTCCTTCGGATTGAAGATGCCAAACAGGTTCCGGTAACGCTTGGGGGGCGCGCTGATTTCATGATTGCCAATGCGTTAGCCGCTAGTTTGGCGGCCTACGTACAAGGCATTCAGATTGATCAGATTCGCGCTGCCTTGCGTAGTTTTGAAGCCTCGGCCAAGCAAACTCCAGGGCGCATGAACCTCTTTAATCTTGGCGATTACCATGTGCTGGTGGACTATGCCCACAATACGGCTGGTTATGAAGCCGTCGGCAGCTTTGTGAAAAATTGGGCTGGCCCTACGGTTGGTGTGATTGGTGGACCTGGCGATCGCCGCGATGAGGATCTGATCGGTCTAGGACAGCTCTCTGCCAGCTTCTTTGATCAAATTATTGTGAAAGAAGACGACGATGGTCGCGGACGTCCGGCTGGCGAAGCCGCTGATTTCATTGTTCAAGGCATCACTGCAACCGCCCCATCATCTCTGCCTTACACGGTCGAATTGGATGAGGTGACCGCGATCGAATCAGCCTTGGACAACGCGCCTAAAGATGCCTTGGTGGTGATCTTTCCTGAGCAGGTGAGCCGAGCAATCGAGCTAATCATGGCGCGTAATCCCGTGACGGAGCCTGCTCAAGACACGTCCACTGACTTGTCATTTGATGCTTCTCCACTGGAGCCGATGTCGGTCGGCGGTCAGTAA
- a CDS encoding tetratricopeptide repeat protein: MALSLLESGNYHQALQVFQQVADRDRTLDDSVNQAVCLLHLDQPEAALEICNQTLELSAAHPQAWLFKGVALYRLGQYDEAYACYAQAAAIADQQTPHPTQRPWARCWQALKTVTKRFSA, translated from the coding sequence ATGGCATTATCGTTGCTTGAATCGGGCAATTATCACCAGGCACTGCAAGTCTTTCAGCAGGTGGCTGATCGCGATCGCACCCTGGATGATTCGGTCAACCAAGCCGTCTGTTTGTTGCACCTCGACCAACCCGAAGCCGCTTTAGAAATCTGCAATCAGACCCTCGAATTGAGTGCCGCTCATCCTCAAGCCTGGCTATTTAAGGGCGTGGCGTTGTATCGTCTGGGGCAATATGACGAAGCCTATGCCTGTTATGCTCAGGCGGCAGCGATCGCTGATCAGCAAACTCCTCACCCCACTCAGCGTCCTTGGGCACGCTGCTGGCAAGCATTAAAGACCGTAACCAAGCGTTTTTCCGCGTGA
- a CDS encoding DUF2584 family protein translates to MGMPCQVNSILKLKTAKGYPAVLELGSRHEVNKHGYRIFPIDVPLCLVNEHWQAHADVVIDKLTWQQQTTSLQFRIVRVYETPFMMQ, encoded by the coding sequence ATGGGAATGCCCTGCCAAGTCAACAGCATTCTTAAACTCAAAACTGCCAAAGGATATCCAGCCGTGCTGGAGCTTGGGAGTCGCCACGAAGTCAACAAACATGGCTATCGTATATTTCCGATCGATGTTCCACTCTGCTTAGTCAACGAGCATTGGCAAGCCCATGCCGACGTCGTCATCGATAAACTAACCTGGCAACAACAGACAACCTCTCTCCAGTTCCGAATTGTTCGCGTCTATGAGACCCCATTTATGATGCAGTAG
- the brnA gene encoding type II toxin-antitoxin system BrnA family antitoxin, which produces MNAEDLDRQFDDGEDVLEHFDLSTLKRPELAARSVEISFPQWMIAALDREAQRLGVERDAVIKLWLSERLQNNAVAPVQ; this is translated from the coding sequence ATGAACGCTGAAGATTTAGACCGCCAATTTGATGATGGCGAAGACGTATTGGAGCATTTTGATCTCTCGACCCTCAAACGCCCAGAGTTAGCAGCGCGATCCGTGGAAATCAGCTTTCCGCAATGGATGATCGCGGCCCTCGATCGCGAAGCCCAGCGTCTGGGCGTAGAACGCGATGCGGTGATTAAACTGTGGCTGAGCGAACGCCTGCAAAATAATGCAGTAGCTCCCGTCCAGTGA
- a CDS encoding gas vesicle protein GvpG, which produces MVLRLLLAPITGPFTGVTWIAEKILDQVEDQTDELEALQKQLLTLQLAFDMGDIPEAEFEDEEEELLLRIQAIQDERAAEQAEAEAVDEEL; this is translated from the coding sequence ATGGTTTTGCGTTTACTCTTAGCCCCAATCACAGGGCCATTTACCGGGGTCACCTGGATTGCTGAAAAAATTCTCGACCAAGTCGAAGATCAAACTGATGAGCTGGAGGCGCTGCAGAAGCAACTGCTGACCCTGCAACTCGCGTTTGATATGGGTGACATTCCTGAAGCAGAGTTTGAAGACGAAGAAGAAGAGCTGCTCTTGCGTATTCAAGCCATTCAAGATGAGCGCGCCGCTGAGCAAGCCGAAGCTGAGGCTGTGGACGAGGAACTCTGA
- the recQ gene encoding DNA helicase RecQ, whose amino-acid sequence MSAPASTQFPSLESALKHFFGYDEFRLDQRAVIETFLNHQDCLVVMPTGGGKSLCYQLPSLLRLGIMVVVSPLIALMQDQVDALRNNGIAATFLNSSLNLADVRERERQLLAGEIKLLYVAPERLLSEGFWPFLSRLHQQVGISGFAIDEAHCVSEWGHDFRPEYRQLHQLRTSFPQVPMMALTATATTRVREDICQQLALQTPATFVASFNRPNLYYEVLPKDRQAYAHLLRHIKALTGAAIVYCLSRKHVEELASRLQQDGVAALPYHAGLSDDTRSEHQNRFIRDDVQVMVATIAFGMGINKPDVRLVAHYDLPRTLESYYQESGRAGRDGEPAHCTVYFGYGDVSLINYIIEQKADEQEQQIARQQLRQVLDYAESTVCRRQIQLSYFGEMFPGQCDRCDNCRYPKPLEDWTIEAQKFLSCVARCRERFGMVHIIDVLRGSQKKRILELQHDQLSTYGIGKDRSTEEWKLLGRSLLHQGLVEETTDGFPVLKLNGASWQVLRKQLVVQIAIPDTLKGGSEDSVETSAEAAGLLAQLRSLRKRLADAQGIPPYIVFTESTLRQMAQRMPRSLTQFSRISGVGSRKLEQYGQDFVTAINAYCVEHGVQSPAAQPQRASAPTSTQTQTLELYQAGHSLDEIARLRNLRHSTIVGHLVALLATGAPVNLDDLVPTDRQVAIRQALETVDSPYLNAVRDHLGDTYSYDEIRLVQGALRHLSDAS is encoded by the coding sequence ATGTCTGCCCCTGCCTCTACCCAATTTCCGTCTTTAGAGTCGGCTCTCAAGCACTTTTTTGGCTACGACGAATTTCGGCTGGATCAACGCGCCGTCATTGAGACCTTTTTGAATCATCAAGATTGCCTCGTTGTGATGCCGACCGGAGGAGGCAAATCGCTGTGCTATCAACTCCCTTCCCTATTGCGGCTGGGGATCATGGTGGTGGTGTCGCCCCTCATTGCGCTGATGCAAGATCAGGTCGATGCGCTCCGCAACAACGGTATTGCCGCCACCTTTTTGAACAGTAGCCTGAATCTAGCTGACGTCAGAGAGCGAGAACGGCAGTTGTTGGCCGGGGAAATCAAGTTGCTGTATGTCGCCCCGGAACGGCTATTGAGTGAAGGATTTTGGCCCTTTTTGTCCCGGCTGCATCAGCAGGTCGGGATTTCCGGATTTGCCATTGACGAGGCGCACTGCGTTTCGGAATGGGGCCACGATTTTCGCCCGGAATATCGGCAACTGCATCAATTACGAACAAGCTTTCCCCAAGTGCCGATGATGGCCCTAACGGCCACCGCCACCACCCGCGTGCGAGAAGACATCTGTCAACAATTGGCCCTGCAAACGCCTGCCACCTTTGTGGCAAGTTTTAATCGGCCCAATTTGTATTACGAGGTCTTGCCGAAAGATCGACAGGCCTATGCTCATTTACTGCGTCACATTAAAGCCCTGACGGGGGCAGCGATCGTCTACTGCCTCAGCCGCAAGCACGTGGAAGAATTGGCGAGTCGCTTACAGCAAGATGGGGTCGCGGCGCTCCCTTACCATGCTGGCTTGTCCGACGACACTCGCAGTGAGCATCAAAACCGCTTCATTCGAGACGATGTGCAAGTTATGGTGGCGACGATCGCCTTTGGTATGGGGATCAATAAGCCCGACGTGCGACTGGTCGCCCATTACGACCTCCCCCGTACCCTCGAAAGCTATTACCAAGAGTCAGGTCGAGCCGGACGCGATGGTGAGCCCGCCCACTGCACGGTGTATTTTGGCTATGGCGACGTGTCGTTGATCAATTACATCATTGAGCAAAAGGCCGACGAGCAAGAGCAACAAATTGCCCGCCAGCAGTTGCGTCAGGTGCTCGATTACGCCGAGAGCACGGTCTGCCGTCGCCAAATTCAGCTCAGCTATTTTGGCGAGATGTTTCCGGGACAGTGCGATCGCTGCGACAACTGTCGTTATCCCAAGCCGCTTGAAGATTGGACCATTGAGGCGCAAAAGTTTCTCTCCTGCGTGGCTCGCTGTCGTGAGCGTTTTGGCATGGTGCACATCATCGACGTGCTGCGCGGGTCGCAAAAGAAGCGGATTTTGGAACTCCAGCATGACCAGCTCTCGACCTACGGCATTGGCAAAGATCGTTCTACCGAAGAATGGAAACTCCTGGGGCGATCGCTACTGCATCAAGGCTTAGTGGAAGAAACCACTGACGGTTTTCCGGTGCTAAAGCTCAACGGAGCAAGTTGGCAGGTGCTCCGTAAGCAACTCGTCGTGCAGATTGCGATTCCCGATACCCTCAAAGGCGGCAGCGAAGACAGCGTCGAAACCTCTGCTGAAGCGGCTGGACTGCTGGCTCAACTGCGATCGCTCCGCAAACGCCTGGCCGATGCTCAGGGCATTCCCCCTTACATCGTGTTTACGGAAAGCACGCTTCGGCAAATGGCGCAACGAATGCCGCGATCGCTCACACAGTTCAGCCGCATTTCCGGCGTGGGCAGTCGCAAACTTGAGCAGTACGGTCAAGACTTTGTCACCGCCATCAACGCCTACTGCGTAGAGCATGGCGTGCAGTCCCCGGCAGCCCAGCCCCAGCGTGCCTCGGCGCCCACCTCAACCCAGACCCAAACCCTCGAACTCTACCAGGCTGGTCACTCGTTAGATGAGATTGCTCGCTTGCGCAATCTGCGCCACAGCACCATCGTCGGCCACCTAGTAGCCTTATTGGCCACCGGCGCTCCCGTCAACCTAGATGACCTCGTGCCGACCGACCGTCAGGTGGCCATTCGACAAGCCCTTGAAACGGTAGACAGTCCCTATCTGAATGCTGTGCGGGATCACTTAGGAGACACCTATTCCTATGACGAGATTCGTTTAGTGCAGGGGGCTCTGCGGCATCTCAGCGATGCCTCCTAA